A single genomic interval of Bradyrhizobium sp. AZCC 1693 harbors:
- the paoA gene encoding aldehyde dehydrogenase iron-sulfur subunit PaoA, whose product MQGPSDFDLSRRKLLLGTAASVAFSAAPPMANAQTPAAPAQAAAQAVSMSKVSFSVNGRPREVALDTRTTLLDALREHLHLTGTKKGCDHGQCGACTVIVGGRRINSCLTLAVMHEGDEIKTIEGLGTPENLHPMQAAFVKHDGYQCGYCTPGQICSAVAVLDEIKAGIPSHVSADLNAAPQPTNAELRERMSGNICRCGAYSNIAEAISEVAGRPA is encoded by the coding sequence ATGCAAGGTCCGAGCGACTTCGATCTATCGCGGCGGAAACTGTTGCTGGGAACCGCCGCATCGGTGGCCTTTAGCGCGGCGCCCCCGATGGCCAATGCGCAAACGCCTGCGGCTCCTGCGCAGGCCGCCGCCCAGGCTGTTTCGATGTCGAAAGTGTCCTTCAGCGTGAATGGCAGGCCGCGCGAAGTCGCGCTCGACACGCGGACGACGCTGCTCGATGCGCTGCGCGAGCACCTGCATCTCACCGGCACCAAGAAAGGTTGCGACCACGGCCAATGCGGCGCCTGCACGGTCATCGTTGGCGGGCGGCGGATCAATTCGTGCCTGACCTTGGCGGTCATGCATGAGGGCGACGAGATCAAGACGATCGAGGGGCTGGGTACACCTGAAAACCTGCACCCGATGCAGGCCGCGTTCGTCAAGCACGACGGCTATCAATGCGGCTATTGCACGCCCGGGCAGATCTGCTCGGCGGTTGCCGTGCTCGACGAGATCAAGGCCGGGATTCCGAGCCATGTCAGCGCCGATCTGAACGCAGCCCCGCAACCGACCAATGCCGAACTCCGCGAGCGCATGAGCGGCAACATCTGCCGCTGTGGCGCCTATTCCAACATCGCCGAGGCGATATCAGAAGTGGCCGGGAGGCCCGCATGA
- a CDS encoding FAD binding domain-containing protein — translation MRSFTYERARNPAEAAASAMRRPDAKFIAGGTNLLDLMKLEIETPGHLIDVNGLALDKIEPTAEGGLRIGALVRNTDLAADRSVRRDYAVLSRALLAGASGQLRNKATTAGNLLQRTRCPYFYDTNQPCNKRRPGSGCAAIGGFSRQHAVVGASQACIATHPSDMAVAMRVLDAAVETVRPDGATRTIPIAEFHRLPGDTPHIESTLQPGELITTVTLPKPVGGRQVYRKVRDRASYAFALVSVAAIVQRDGTGRVALGGVAHKPWRVEAAEARMPRGAKAVAAQLLADAKPTRENAFKLPLVERTLGAVLTEAKG, via the coding sequence ATGAGATCATTCACTTACGAGCGCGCCCGCAACCCAGCCGAGGCTGCAGCCTCCGCCATGCGCAGGCCGGACGCCAAATTCATTGCCGGCGGCACCAATCTGCTCGATCTGATGAAGCTCGAGATCGAGACGCCGGGCCATCTGATCGACGTCAACGGCCTCGCGCTCGACAAGATCGAGCCGACGGCGGAGGGCGGATTGCGGATCGGCGCGCTGGTACGCAATACCGATCTTGCCGCGGATAGAAGCGTGCGGCGCGATTATGCCGTGCTGTCGCGCGCGCTGCTGGCAGGCGCCTCCGGCCAGTTGCGCAACAAGGCGACGACGGCGGGCAATCTGCTGCAGCGGACGCGCTGCCCGTATTTTTATGACACCAACCAGCCCTGCAACAAACGCCGGCCCGGCAGCGGCTGCGCGGCGATCGGCGGGTTCAGCCGTCAGCATGCCGTGGTGGGCGCCAGCCAAGCCTGCATAGCGACCCATCCGAGCGACATGGCGGTGGCCATGCGCGTGCTCGATGCTGCGGTTGAAACCGTGCGGCCGGACGGTGCGACGCGAACGATCCCGATCGCCGAATTCCACCGCCTGCCCGGCGACACGCCGCATATCGAAAGCACATTGCAGCCGGGCGAACTGATTACTACCGTGACGTTGCCAAAGCCCGTCGGCGGCAGGCAGGTCTACCGCAAGGTGCGCGACCGCGCCTCCTACGCCTTCGCGCTGGTCTCGGTTGCCGCGATCGTGCAGCGCGACGGCACCGGGCGCGTGGCGCTCGGCGGCGTTGCCCACAAGCCGTGGCGCGTCGAGGCTGCCGAAGCCCGGATGCCGCGCGGCGCCAAGGCGGTCGCCGCGCAATTGCTCGCCGATGCGAAGCCGACGCGCGAGAACGCATTCAAGCTGCCGCTGGTCGAGCGCACGCTCGGCGCGGTGCTGACCGAAGCCAAGGGTTGA
- the paoC gene encoding aldehyde oxidoreductase molybdenum-binding subunit PaoC, with product MKFDTPATTNPIDRMKVVGKAFSRIDGPLKTTGTAPYAYERHDVVANQAYGYVVGSAIAKGRIKSIDLGAARAAPGVLAIVTADNAGKLDKGKLNTATLLGGPEIQHYHQAIAVVVAETFEQARAAAQLIDVDYVREQGAFDLASLLDKAKPSPITFGSGDTTVGDFAAAFAAAPVRLDARFTTPDEAHAMMEPHATIAAWEGDKLTLWTSNQMIAWNKAEMAKILGMRAENVRLDSPFIGGGFGGKLFPRADALLAALGARAAKRPVKVALQRPLMFNNTTHRPATIQRIRIGATRDGKITAIGHESWSGDLPGGKADGAVAQTRLLYAGAHRMTATRLATLDLAEGNAMRAPGEATGMMALEIAVDEMAEKLGMDPIEFRIVNDTQVDPEKPERRFSQRQLTECLRTGAERFGWSQRNPQPGRVRDGRWLVGIGAAAAFRNNLLTKSAARVRLDKSGVVTVETDMTDIGTGSYTIIAQTAAEMMGVPLEKVRVRLGDSAFPVSSGSGGQWGGNNSTAGVYAACVKLREEVAQTLGFNSAEAEFADGVVRSGNRSVPLALAAADGGLSAEDEIEYGDLARKYQQSTFGAHFVEVGVDTATAEIRVRRMLAVCAAGRILNPKTARSQVIGAMTMGVGAALMEELVVDKRAGFFVNHDLAGYEVPVHADIPHQDMFFLDETDPMSSPMKAKGVAELGICGVAAAVANAVYNATGVRIRDYPITLDKLLEQMPDVG from the coding sequence ATGAAATTCGATACCCCCGCCACGACCAATCCGATCGACCGGATGAAGGTCGTCGGCAAAGCCTTCAGCCGCATCGACGGTCCGCTCAAGACCACCGGCACCGCGCCCTATGCCTATGAGCGCCACGATGTCGTGGCGAACCAGGCCTATGGTTATGTCGTCGGCTCCGCGATCGCCAAGGGACGGATCAAAAGCATCGACCTCGGTGCTGCCAGGGCCGCGCCCGGCGTGCTCGCCATCGTCACGGCCGACAACGCCGGCAAGCTCGACAAGGGTAAGCTCAACACGGCGACGCTGCTCGGCGGCCCCGAGATCCAGCATTATCACCAGGCCATCGCCGTCGTGGTCGCGGAAACCTTTGAACAGGCGCGCGCCGCCGCGCAACTGATCGACGTCGATTACGTCAGGGAGCAGGGCGCATTCGATCTCGCTTCGCTGCTGGATAAGGCAAAGCCAAGTCCGATCACCTTTGGCTCCGGCGACACGACGGTCGGCGACTTCGCCGCCGCCTTTGCGGCCGCGCCGGTCCGGCTCGATGCGCGCTTCACGACACCCGATGAAGCGCACGCCATGATGGAGCCTCACGCGACGATCGCCGCATGGGAGGGCGACAAGCTCACGCTATGGACCTCGAACCAGATGATCGCCTGGAACAAGGCGGAGATGGCCAAAATTCTCGGCATGCGGGCGGAGAACGTCCGTCTCGATTCGCCGTTCATCGGCGGCGGATTCGGCGGCAAGCTGTTTCCGCGCGCCGATGCGCTGCTGGCGGCGCTGGGCGCCCGCGCCGCGAAACGGCCGGTGAAGGTGGCGCTGCAGCGTCCGCTGATGTTCAACAACACCACGCACCGCCCGGCCACAATCCAGCGCATCCGCATCGGGGCGACGCGGGACGGCAAGATCACGGCGATCGGCCATGAAAGCTGGTCGGGCGATCTGCCGGGCGGCAAGGCCGATGGCGCCGTCGCCCAGACGCGGCTGCTCTATGCCGGCGCACACCGCATGACCGCCACGCGGCTCGCGACGCTCGATCTGGCCGAAGGCAATGCCATGCGCGCGCCGGGCGAGGCGACGGGCATGATGGCGCTGGAGATCGCCGTCGATGAAATGGCCGAGAAGCTCGGCATGGATCCGATCGAGTTTCGGATCGTCAACGATACCCAGGTCGATCCGGAAAAGCCGGAGCGGCGGTTCTCGCAGCGTCAGCTCACCGAGTGCCTGCGTACGGGCGCCGAGCGCTTCGGCTGGAGCCAGCGCAATCCGCAGCCGGGCAGGGTCCGCGACGGGCGCTGGCTGGTCGGCATCGGCGCCGCCGCGGCGTTCCGCAACAATCTGCTGACGAAGTCTGCCGCGCGTGTGCGGCTCGACAAGAGCGGCGTCGTGACCGTCGAAACCGACATGACCGACATCGGCACTGGCAGCTACACCATCATCGCGCAGACCGCGGCCGAGATGATGGGCGTGCCGCTCGAAAAGGTGAGGGTGCGCCTGGGCGACTCGGCCTTCCCGGTGTCATCAGGTTCCGGCGGGCAATGGGGCGGCAACAATTCGACTGCGGGCGTCTATGCCGCCTGCGTCAAGCTGCGCGAGGAGGTCGCGCAGACGCTCGGCTTCAACTCCGCTGAAGCGGAGTTCGCCGACGGCGTGGTCCGCTCGGGCAATCGCAGCGTGCCGCTGGCGCTGGCTGCGGCCGATGGCGGCCTCAGCGCCGAAGACGAAATCGAGTACGGCGATCTCGCCAGGAAGTACCAGCAATCGACCTTCGGCGCGCACTTCGTCGAAGTCGGCGTCGATACCGCGACCGCCGAAATCCGCGTGCGCCGAATGCTAGCGGTATGCGCCGCCGGTCGCATCCTCAATCCCAAGACCGCCCGCAGCCAGGTGATCGGCGCGATGACCATGGGCGTGGGTGCTGCGCTGATGGAAGAACTCGTGGTCGACAAGCGCGCCGGCTTCTTCGTCAACCATGACCTCGCCGGCTACGAGGTGCCGGTCCATGCCGACATTCCACATCAGGACATGTTCTTCCTCGACGAGACCGATCCGATGTCGTCGCCGATGAAAGCCAAGGGCGTCGCCGAGCTCGGCATCTGCGGCGTGGCGGCAGCCGTTGCCAACGCGGTCTACAACGCGACCGGCGTGCGCATCCGCGACTATCCGATCACGCTCGACAAGCTGCTGGAGCAAATGCCGGACGTGGGTTAA
- a CDS encoding (R)-mandelonitrile lyase translates to MDIKRSGLQPSGKGPAEYFTGSVRVDPLMQAPDPARVAGASVTFEPGARTAWHTHPLGQTLIVTSGRGWVQVWGGRVEEIHPGDVVWFPPGEKHWHGATPTTAMTHIAIQERLDGQAVDWMEKVSDEQYRA, encoded by the coding sequence ATGGACATCAAGCGAAGCGGCTTGCAGCCCTCCGGCAAGGGGCCTGCGGAATATTTTACGGGCAGCGTGCGTGTCGATCCGCTGATGCAGGCTCCCGATCCCGCGCGCGTCGCCGGCGCCAGCGTCACCTTCGAACCCGGCGCGCGGACCGCATGGCACACCCATCCTTTGGGCCAGACCCTGATCGTCACCTCCGGCCGCGGCTGGGTGCAAGTCTGGGGCGGGCGCGTCGAGGAAATTCACCCGGGCGACGTCGTCTGGTTTCCGCCGGGCGAAAAGCACTGGCATGGCGCGACGCCGACCACGGCGATGACGCACATCGCCATCCAGGAACGGCTCGACGGCCAAGCCGTCGACTGGATGGAAAAGGTCAGCGACGAACAATACCGGGCTTGA
- the thrC gene encoding threonine synthase → MTRYISTRGEAPVLGFCDVMLTGLARDGGLYVPEVWPQLSAETIAGFFGRPYWEVAVDVIKPFTAGEISDADLGRMANEAYATFRHPAVVPLNQVGPNQFVLELFHGPTLAFKDVAMQLISRLLDHVLAKRNQRTTIVVATSGDTGGAAVDAFAGLDNVDLVVLFPNGRISDVQRRMMTTTGASNVHALAIEGTFDDCQAIVKAMFNHHGFRDAVSLSGVNSINWARIVAQVVYYFTSAVALGAPARMVDFTVPTGNFGDIFAGYVAKKMGLPVRWLRIASNVNDILPRTLKTGIYEVREVHASASPSMDIQISSNFERLLFEASRRDADSVRRLMGSLKQSGRFVLPDAILAAIREEFDAGRADETETSAAIRAAWREAGYLVDPHTAVALAVADRDTSDSGIPNIVLSTAHPAKFPDAVEAACGVRPQLPAWLDGLMTKSEHITVMKNDSAEVERFVRSVSRAAKQGVAG, encoded by the coding sequence TTGACGCGCTATATTTCGACGCGGGGGGAGGCCCCCGTCCTGGGTTTCTGCGATGTGATGCTGACCGGGCTTGCCCGCGACGGCGGCCTCTACGTGCCCGAGGTCTGGCCGCAGCTCTCGGCCGAGACCATCGCGGGATTTTTCGGCCGGCCCTATTGGGAAGTCGCGGTCGACGTCATCAAGCCGTTCACGGCGGGTGAAATCTCCGACGCCGATCTCGGGCGCATGGCGAACGAGGCCTACGCCACGTTCCGTCATCCAGCGGTGGTGCCGCTGAATCAGGTCGGTCCCAATCAATTCGTGCTGGAGCTGTTCCACGGCCCGACGCTGGCGTTCAAGGACGTCGCGATGCAGTTGATCTCGCGGCTGCTGGATCACGTGCTGGCCAAGCGCAACCAGCGCACCACCATCGTGGTCGCCACTTCAGGCGATACCGGCGGCGCCGCCGTCGATGCGTTCGCGGGTCTCGACAATGTCGATCTGGTCGTCCTGTTCCCGAACGGGCGCATCTCCGACGTGCAGCGGCGGATGATGACGACGACGGGCGCATCCAACGTGCATGCGCTCGCGATCGAAGGCACTTTTGACGATTGCCAGGCGATCGTGAAGGCGATGTTCAACCATCACGGCTTTCGCGACGCGGTCTCGCTGTCGGGCGTCAACTCGATCAACTGGGCGCGGATCGTAGCCCAAGTCGTGTACTACTTCACGTCAGCGGTCGCGCTCGGCGCGCCTGCGCGCATGGTGGATTTCACCGTGCCGACAGGCAATTTCGGCGACATTTTTGCGGGCTACGTCGCCAAGAAAATGGGCCTGCCTGTCCGCTGGCTGCGGATCGCCTCCAACGTCAACGACATCCTGCCGCGCACGCTCAAGACCGGCATCTACGAGGTGCGCGAGGTTCATGCCTCGGCTTCGCCCTCGATGGACATTCAGATCTCCTCGAATTTCGAACGGCTCTTGTTCGAGGCGAGCCGCCGCGACGCCGACAGCGTTCGCCGGCTGATGGGCTCGCTGAAGCAGTCCGGACGCTTCGTGCTGCCGGATGCCATCCTGGCCGCGATCCGCGAGGAGTTCGATGCCGGCCGCGCCGACGAGACCGAGACGTCGGCGGCGATCCGCGCCGCCTGGCGCGAGGCCGGTTACCTCGTCGATCCCCATACCGCCGTCGCGCTGGCGGTGGCCGATCGAGACACCTCGGATTCAGGGATACCCAACATCGTGCTGTCGACCGCGCATCCGGCCAAGTTCCCCGACGCGGTGGAGGCCGCCTGCGGCGTGCGGCCGCAACTGCCGGCGTGGCTCGACGGTCTCATGACCAAATCCGAACACATCACGGTGATGAAAAACGATTCAGCCGAAGTGGAGCGATTCGTGCGCTCGGTGAGCCGTGCCGCGAAGCAGGGAGTTGCCGGATGA
- a CDS encoding lipoprotein-releasing ABC transporter permease subunit — MENPPRPLPFSAFEWLLSGRYLRARRKEGFISVIAGFSFLGIMLGVATLIIVMAVMNGFRKELIDKIVGMNGHLLVQPIESPLTDWQDVTDRISQVPGIRLAVPVVDGPALASSAHNASGVLVRGIRADDLNKLASIADNIQQGSLDTFEQGQGVAIGRRLADQLSLRAGDNITLVAPGGAVTSKGIAPRIKPYKVAAVFSIDMSEYDSVMVFLPLAEAQAYFKRADDVSAIEIFIEASPDRVDAFRRPVADAAGRPVFLVDWRRRTSAFFAALQVERNVMFLILTLIVLVAALNIVSGLIMLVKDKGSDIAILRTIGASRGAIMRVFLIAGAAIGVIGTLTGLLVGMLVCLNIESIRQFVSWLTNTELFPPKLYFLSKLPAEIDFGETAAVVAMALTLSFLATLYPSWRAARLDPVDALRYG, encoded by the coding sequence ATGGAGAATCCCCCGCGTCCCCTGCCGTTCTCGGCATTCGAATGGCTGCTGTCCGGGCGTTACTTGCGGGCGCGTCGCAAGGAAGGCTTCATCTCCGTCATTGCCGGCTTCTCGTTCCTCGGCATCATGCTCGGCGTTGCGACGCTGATTATCGTGATGGCCGTCATGAACGGCTTTCGCAAGGAATTGATCGACAAGATCGTCGGCATGAACGGCCATCTTCTGGTGCAGCCGATCGAGTCGCCGCTGACGGATTGGCAGGACGTCACTGATCGGATCAGTCAGGTTCCGGGCATACGGCTTGCCGTTCCCGTGGTGGACGGTCCGGCGCTGGCATCGTCGGCGCACAACGCCTCCGGCGTGCTCGTTCGCGGCATTCGCGCCGATGATCTCAACAAGCTTGCCTCGATCGCCGACAACATCCAGCAGGGTTCGCTGGACACATTTGAGCAGGGGCAAGGGGTCGCCATTGGACGCAGGCTCGCCGATCAATTGTCGCTGCGTGCCGGCGACAACATCACGCTGGTCGCGCCTGGCGGCGCCGTGACGTCGAAGGGCATTGCGCCTCGCATCAAGCCTTACAAGGTTGCGGCGGTGTTCAGCATCGACATGTCGGAATATGATTCCGTGATGGTTTTTCTGCCGCTCGCCGAGGCGCAGGCCTATTTCAAGCGCGCCGATGACGTGAGCGCCATCGAAATATTCATCGAAGCCAGTCCCGACAGGGTCGACGCCTTCCGAAGGCCGGTGGCGGATGCCGCCGGCCGGCCGGTGTTCCTGGTCGACTGGCGACGGCGGACCTCGGCCTTTTTCGCCGCGCTTCAGGTCGAGCGCAACGTCATGTTTCTGATCCTGACCCTGATCGTGCTGGTCGCCGCGCTGAATATCGTCTCGGGGCTGATCATGCTCGTGAAGGACAAGGGCAGCGATATCGCCATTCTGCGCACGATAGGCGCCTCGCGAGGCGCAATCATGCGGGTGTTTCTGATCGCGGGTGCGGCCATCGGCGTGATCGGCACGCTGACCGGATTGCTTGTCGGCATGCTGGTTTGCCTGAACATCGAATCGATCCGGCAATTCGTGTCCTGGCTCACCAACACCGAATTGTTTCCGCCAAAACTCTATTTTCTGTCGAAGCTGCCGGCGGAGATTGATTTTGGCGAGACCGCCGCCGTCGTGGCCATGGCGCTGACGCTGTCATTCCTCGCGACGCTCTATCCATCGTGGCGCGCCGCGCGGCTCGATCCGGTCGACGCGCTTCGATATGGGTAG